TGATTTTCACCGGGCATTCCGGCTTTTACCGATATTACTTTACCTTTAATTTCATTTATAGGCTGTTCAATAGTGACTGCTTCTTCAGTACATCCGGTAAACAGGATCATCAGACCTGCAAATAAATTAATTATTATTTTTTTCATAACTATTTGTTTATTTTTTAAAATATGAAATTACCAGACTTCTCCCGGAGTATCGGGACTGGATCCAGTCTGAAGAATATTCTGGTCTAGTCTTATATCAATAACCTCGATCATTGGTGCTTCATATGAAGCAGCACACTCAATTTGCACGTTTGATTTTGCTTTCATGTCATTTCTACTTTTTTTAATATTATTTTCACCTTAATTATTCTGTAATGTTAAACACATTATTAGCATTTATGTTTAGTTAAAACATAAATTTTTTCTACTAAATATAGATTTTCAATAAATTTCTTTAAACTCTCAAAAACTGAGTTATAAGTATACACTTAACAACTAAGCGATTGATTAATAAACAACTAGCAATTTACAAGAAACTGTCTTATTTTTTACATTTCTACGTCCTTAATTACCAATGCAATAGTAGTTAATTTTATTATAACTAAGTTTCAAATCTATGTTATTTTTTGTTAACCTTGTTAATGAAGCATTATTTTCTATTTGTTTTTCCAAAAATGTACATATATTTTGTAATATAGATCAAATTAATAAAAAATACTATTTTTGCTGAATGAATGATTCGCTTTTATATACAATTGCAGGCCACAATATCTTAATTGAGACAAAAGATCGGGAGGCTACAATAAAATTATTGCCTTCATATAATGATTTTTTTGCTGAAAAATCTGAAAGTAACGATTTGCTTTTTCATTTCAGAGGGAATCAGAATATTTTAGTTCCCGAGACAACGCCTGCTGAAGAGTTATTTATGGAAGGTATAAACTTTAGAGTGTACCAGACTAATGATGTTATAACCGTTAATATGAAAGTAGATGATTCTGGAAATATTAAGGACAAAGAGCATAGCTTTCAAATTTTAACCGACAGAAAAACTGTGATTAGTGATCTTACACTACAAAATAAATATGAGAGTCAGTTTCTCGCCTACTTTATCAGGGCAGCATTTGGTATTTTATCAGCATACAAAAGTACCTTAAAAATACATGGTTCAGTCATAGAGAAAGATGGTAAAGCACTTATCTTTCTGGGAAAAAGCGGTACCGGAAAAAGTACTCACAGTCGGCTTTGGCTCAAGTATGTGCCTGGATGCAGATTATTAAATGATGATGAACCTTTGATTCGAATTAAGGAAGATGGAAAAGTGAAAGTGTATGGTGCACCCTGGAGTGGAAGTACTCCTTGTTATATAAATGAATCTGCTGATGTATATGCATTTGTGCATCTTTACCAAAGTAAAGAAAACAGACTCTCAAAAATCTCAGGTTTAAAGGCTTTTACATCAATATATCAATCAAGTTCTGTTTTGCGTTCCAGCACAATGAATCGCAATCAGATTATTTCGATGGTAAATGACATTATTGATAAAATACCGGTTTATAGGCTTGACAACCTTCCTGATCGTGAAGCAGTAGGATTAACATTTACTTTAATCGGATGAGTCATTTTAATTAGAGCTAAATTATTATTAGAAAATAAAATTTATGAAGCTGAAAGACAATTTATCTGTACGAAAATTAGGTAATGAATATATAATGATATCGGAAAGTGGATCAACTTTAGACTACACAAGAGTTATCAGTCTAAATGAAACTGCAGCATACCTTATTATGAAAGTTGAAGGATCTGAATTCACTAAAGATGAGTTGGTAAATAATCTTGTGGAAAAATATAATATAGATATAAAAAAAGCTGAAAAAGATGTCCAGAAACTGTTGGACAAACTAAAGAAAGAAGGTTTAATAGATGAATGACATCAAAGGTACACTTCAATTTCTCAGGGTTACTTCAAAAGGCTTTAAGTCAGGAATTGGCTTGATCACCTTCATTGGATTAAGTGAAGTAGCTTCTTCTCTTGCATTTGTGTGGTTTTCGAAAACAATAATTGATGTTGCTACAGGTGAAAGAGAAGGTAACCTTCTGCAATATTCAATAATATTAGTGACGCTCGTGGTTTTCCAGATCCTGTTGCGTCTATGGGATATAAGGC
This window of the Lascolabacillus massiliensis genome carries:
- a CDS encoding PqqD family protein, which produces MKLKDNLSVRKLGNEYIMISESGSTLDYTRVISLNETAAYLIMKVEGSEFTKDELVNNLVEKYNIDIKKAEKDVQKLLDKLKKEGLIDE